Within the Miscanthus floridulus cultivar M001 chromosome 2, ASM1932011v1, whole genome shotgun sequence genome, the region TTGCTCCACTGAAAGAGGTACATTGTATTAATACGCAGGATTATTCTGCGAAGCTTTCTGATTTTGGATTGGCTAAGGATGGTCCTGTTGGTGAGAAGAGCCATGTGTCCACAAGAGTTATGGGAACATATGGTTATGCCGCTCCTGAGTATCTTTCAACAGGTAACATTTGAAGTGCAGCTCTGTGTTTTCCCTCCAAATTTCTGTAGATTTGCTTGCCCTGATCTAGAAACTGCATTTTGTGACAAAAACCTAGCTAATGGCATACATTAATGACACATTCAATATAAATCCTAGACTCTTTAAAAATGGTATAATTGGTCCCCTGCATGGAAATTCCAATTTTGGTGTATCATATGCTATATTGAGTTGACTAGTTAAGTTGCATTTTTGAAAGAAGTTTTAGTGCTATGCATTAGTGGAGTGGGGTTGAAAAAGAAGGCCATGGATGTTGGTGCTTGTTTTCATGGTCTTCTAAATATATCATAAACAGTTGCGTGACGTGGATTAGATTTCATTTTATGAATTCGAATTACAGCACTTCGGGCTTTGGTGCGAAAATGTTGTGATTGTCTTGTAGACAAAGAGCGCCATTTTATTTCGGTAGCCTTGTAAGAACAGCTCAATCATTGCGTGGCTTAGATGCCATTTTATGAATTCAAATTACTGCACTCCTAGCTTTGGTGCGAAAATGTTGTGATTCTGTCTTGTAGGCAAAGAACGCCGTTTTATTTCAGTAGCCTTGTATGAACAGCTCATTCAGTATGTGATATGGATCTCTTTCTTTGAACAACGCTACACTTTCAGGTCACCTAACTACAAAGAGCGACATCTATAGCTTTGGAGTAGTGCTTCTGGAGATGCTGTCAGGCCGTCGTGCCATCGACAAGAACCGCCCCCAGGGTGAGCACAATCTTGTGGAGTGGGCTAGACCTTACCTCACACATAAGCGCAAGATATTCCGCATCCTGGATACAAGGCTGGAAGGTCAATACAATCTCAACAGTGCGCAAACAATTGCTGCCCTTGCTCTTGAATGCCTATCCTACGAAGCTAAGATGAGGCCGACTATGGATGCTGTGGTCACTATTCTACAAGAGATCCAAGACTCCGGTGAAGCCGAGAAGCATCAAGAACCCAAGGCTGGAACCAAACAGGCACCTGCTGCTGTGAATGCTAGCAAGAGCACTCGCAAGCCTCGCCGGAGAAGCCTGGCAGGCACAAAGGAGACTGTTGGTCCAAATCCAAAACCATTGACCCATTCTCGTTAGCAAGGAAAAGCATTGAACTTGGTCAGGTCGTTAGCTAGACTGTAGCTTGTGAATATGCTCTGGTCTGTGTATATTGAGGGTAATCAGGCTTTTGGTAACAAGTCTTTTCGTTTTTTTTTCGCGAGCCCTTTTacccgtatttcattaagaggaagggGCTAAAGAAGGGCCGGTAACCGGATACAAAGGACTCATAAGTAATCCACGGATTACCCACGAAATCCCCaatacacaaaataaacaacaaGAAAACATGATAAGGGAGAGGGGAACCTCCACACATCACCCAACTATGCCTACAAAAGAAAATTACATCCACGCAATGGTCGCCAGCAGATTGTGGGTCAAGCcacggtggcaaagcatccaccgataacagcggcaaagcatccgccaacgaaccaagcggcaaagcatccgccaacgaACCAAGCGACCACGGCGGCCAAGCATCCGCCTAGAAATGGGTCCACACAGCCTCGATAGCAAAGCATCTGTACGAGGGGAGACCAACGACAACGACGACGGCAAAGCATCCGTCAAGTAGAGACGACAATGGCGACACCAAGCAAGCTGGACAAACGATGGCGAAGACGAGCATGAGGCACCCAGGCATAGATGCAAAGGAGCGAAACCGGCGATAGTAGGGGATGGGCTGCAGTAGTGCTCCAACGAAGCCTTCATGAAGGAACTTGACATCCGCGGACGCCAACAACAATGGTAAGCACACGAGTAAGGTCACGTGACCTCAGCTACCCCAGCGGACCAAAGCTTCGGCGACGCCTCCAAGAAGAAACATGGCGCGGCTGCGCCATTGCCGCCGGCCTAGACGGGCCAGGCAAGGTTTTCACCCAGCTATTTTACGTCCTCTAGGGCAGGCCACCCAACTGCAGCAACCATGGCACCACGACACCGGCGCCTGCCCGACCGCAGCCACAGCCAGCGCGGTCACCGTAGGCCGGATCGGCCAGCCCCGCCCGCCAGCCGGACTGACACCGGCTAGCCGGCCGCCGCGTAGACCCACCACGGCCGCCCGGAGCCGCCATCGAGCACggggctgaagggtcgagatggcgactagagggggggtgaatagtcttttctaaaacttaatcgcgtcggctaaccgatacaaatgcggaattaaaactatcggtctagccaagactataccccactatatatgttcactagcaccttacaaagataacaattatgcaacaaaggtgccgggctagttagagctctcctaaataattctaggagcaaggttacacaaatctatgctactagtactttaagtaacaagggagctcctacacatgctagtaagcaaaagcacaaagctaacgatgctcactagcaatgctcaataacaaggcaaccaatgcctaattagagagcgcaaatacttagctacacaaactaagcaatgtgactaacgagGTTActgaaaccaaattagccacgcaagggagctacttctatgctacacaagcaagaaggtaattagcaagctacacaagctatctaattacaagagcaactacacaagcttaatatgtataaaagtaattgcaagcttatgtaatggggatgcaaaccaacgggaagaacaaggttgacacgatgatttttctcccgaggttcacgtgtttgccaacacgctagtccccgttgtgtcgaccgctcacttggtggttcggcggctaattagcatcacccgctaagcccgcacgtcgggcgccgcaagaacctaccccggaagtgagggtagctcaatgacacgctttactagagttgctcttcgcggctcccgcggggcgagcacaatgcccctcacaagcacttctccggagcgccgcacaagcttcttgcgcgcttcgacggagaccaccaccaagccgtctaggaggtggcaacctccaagagtaacaagcaccaccggcttgcaactcgatcacctagtgccactcgatgcaacctcgcgatgcaatcgtactagaatcgctcactcacataatcgggtgatcgctatcaagtatgtgtgagatggagggctcctaaacactctcaagcatggacacaaagtccccaaggtgctccacaccagccatggccgaaggccacttctatttatagccctaagggctaaactagccgttacccttcACTGGGctacggtcgggccgaccggacgctctggtcgtgttgaccggacgctggaccacagcgtccggtcgcccgcagacgaccacgtgtcccggttccaacggtcactgacttgaccggacgcagcagctttcaactgaccggacgctgaacccccagcgtccggtcatttccagtaaggtaccgacctcgaccggacgcgtccggtcacgcttgatcggacgcagccagcgtccggtcacactccagcttctgcgtcatcgtacgtcagcctgaccggacgtagcctgccagcgtccggtgctttcagacccagcgtccggtcagttgaccgacgccagcgtcttcgcgactcgatcctagcgacaatgcaaagttagatcactcaagtggcactagatgatcgatatgcaaataagtttgcccctcttgatagtacggccatctattctaaacccgatcataaacttctctacacacctatgaccggtgaaatgaaataccctaggttatacctttgccttacgcattccattccatctcctccaatgttgatgcaacacatgcaccaacatgatcaacaatgatatgatccacttcatatcatcacatgatcatattgtttcatcgatcttgactttacttgctcttcaccgttgccatcgtccatcggcgccaagtcttgctcaagcttcaccgtcacgcggtccatcactccaaagccttcgacttgcccttcacgcttgcaaccgatccatcaagccaagtcttgtcttgatcttctccaccttgatcacatgactcaatgtcatgtctcatgtgcatttaagctccttcatcatcacatgtgtgagctttgcaacatctccaagtcattttcacctccatggcatatgttgctcacacacatatacctgtggactaatcacctgtgtatctcacataaacacaattagtctacctaagttgtcactcaattaccaaaaccaaacaaggacctttcaggggCGCGGCTGGCCACGGCATCACCGGACGGCTTGGGCGCCACCAGATCCGGCCACAAGGGTACTGGATCGGGCACGCCGGCCGCAATCGCCACCGTTCAGGAGCAGGAGGAGCTCCAGCCTACCACGTGCCGCAACCTAGGCGGATCCAGGACGAGGTGGGGCGGATCCGGCCGGTCATTGGCGCTCACCAGCCCCAGGTGG harbors:
- the LOC136515279 gene encoding receptor-like cytoplasmic kinase 176 isoform X2, with protein sequence MPPSAKTECEILQSANVKVFTFNNLKAATRNFRPDSVLGEGGFGSVYKGWIDENTLSPCRPGTGIAVAVKKLNHEGLQGHREWLAEVNYLGQFCHPNLVKLIGYCVEDEHRLLVYEFMPRGSLENHLFRRGSYFQPLSWNFRMKVALGAAKGLAYLHSAEAKVIYRDFKTSNILLDTDYSAKLSDFGLAKDGPVGEKSHVSTRVMGTYGYAAPEYLSTGHLTTKSDIYSFGVVLLEMLSGRRAIDKNRPQGEHNLVEWARPYLTHKRKIFRILDTRLEGQYNLNSAQTIAALALECLSYEAKMRPTMDAVVTILQEIQDSGEAEKHQEPKAGTKQAPAAVNASKSTRKPRRRSLAGTKETVGPNPKPLTHSR